From Methanocella paludicola SANAE, a single genomic window includes:
- a CDS encoding vWA domain-containing protein — MTKPKPKSTDKKAVKTGDITEIVVILDRSGSMSSVIDDAIGGFNTFLEKQQADPDPAWFTLVQFNDRSETVCSGIDIRDAKPYDRKSYVPSGNTALLDAVGQGINDVLQRPEDSKSKVLFAILTDGQENSSREFTREQIQRLIKMRQEAGWEFVYLGVGLEQFDAERAGAGIGIHADKVAIYMKSKMGIDLASEEMHRAVMEYKRTGKLDKDEWKRRPR, encoded by the coding sequence ATGACAAAACCGAAGCCCAAATCAACAGATAAAAAAGCCGTAAAAACAGGTGACATAACCGAGATCGTCGTCATCCTCGACCGCAGCGGCTCCATGTCGTCGGTCATCGACGATGCCATCGGCGGCTTCAACACATTCCTGGAAAAGCAGCAAGCCGATCCGGACCCAGCCTGGTTCACGCTGGTCCAGTTCAACGACCGCTCCGAGACCGTGTGTAGCGGCATCGATATCCGGGATGCTAAGCCCTATGATCGTAAGTCGTATGTACCTTCGGGCAACACGGCGCTCCTGGACGCGGTCGGGCAGGGCATCAACGACGTGCTCCAGAGGCCGGAAGATAGTAAAAGCAAGGTGCTTTTTGCCATTCTGACGGATGGGCAGGAAAACTCTTCGAGAGAGTTCACCAGGGAACAGATCCAGCGCCTGATCAAAATGCGCCAGGAGGCCGGTTGGGAGTTCGTCTATCTGGGCGTTGGGCTGGAGCAGTTCGATGCAGAGAGGGCGGGCGCCGGGATCGGTATTCATGCGGATAAGGTCGCCATCTATATGAAGAGTAAGATGGGCATTGACCTGGCTTCTGAGGAGATGCATAGGGCTGTGATGGAATATAAGAGAACGGGTAAGCTGGATAAGGATGAGTGGAAAAGAAGGCCCAGGTAA